One stretch of Eggerthella lenta DSM 2243 DNA includes these proteins:
- a CDS encoding D-alanine--D-alanine ligase family protein, protein MKVAVLTGGSSTERELSLASAKNVCAALEEAGHRTVLLDASSDLVSALRVERPDVCFNALHGKLGEDGTVQSLLEFVGVPFVGSPSSVCRRAWDKSSLGSEMAAYRAITGDEPTASWPQGVCIAREAFESMGAATAFDLVEDRVIGGYPVAVKPAHGVSASGVRRVDSVDQLGEAVSDALSFDDAVIIEQWIDGVEVTVPVLGSGWDAYALPPVEIVAKEGFCDTVACRTPGAVELFAPVRPASLSNDEADAQAIRAEIERAALEVCRAYQVRDLARVDLVWDGAQARVLEVDVSPSLAESSPFSLACEASGLSLSGVLNELVSQYAR, encoded by the coding sequence ATGAAGGTAGCAGTGTTGACGGGCGGCAGCTCGACCGAGCGCGAGTTATCCCTGGCCAGCGCCAAGAACGTGTGCGCAGCTCTTGAAGAGGCGGGCCATAGGACGGTGCTGTTGGATGCTTCGTCCGACCTCGTTTCCGCCCTGCGCGTCGAGCGTCCCGACGTGTGCTTCAACGCCCTGCACGGCAAGCTCGGCGAGGACGGAACCGTCCAGAGCCTGCTCGAATTCGTGGGCGTGCCCTTCGTCGGATCGCCGTCCAGCGTGTGCCGGCGCGCTTGGGACAAATCCTCCCTCGGCTCCGAGATGGCGGCCTACCGCGCCATCACCGGCGATGAGCCGACGGCTTCCTGGCCGCAGGGCGTCTGCATCGCGCGCGAGGCGTTCGAGAGCATGGGCGCTGCGACGGCGTTTGACCTGGTGGAAGACCGCGTGATCGGCGGGTATCCCGTGGCGGTGAAGCCTGCGCACGGCGTTTCGGCTTCGGGCGTGCGCCGCGTTGATTCCGTCGACCAGCTGGGCGAAGCCGTGTCCGATGCGCTGTCGTTCGACGACGCCGTCATCATCGAGCAGTGGATCGACGGCGTTGAGGTAACCGTGCCGGTGCTGGGCTCCGGCTGGGATGCCTACGCGCTGCCGCCGGTGGAGATCGTGGCGAAGGAGGGCTTCTGCGATACGGTCGCCTGTCGCACGCCGGGCGCGGTCGAGCTGTTCGCACCTGTGCGCCCCGCCTCGTTGTCGAACGACGAGGCCGATGCCCAGGCCATCCGTGCCGAAATCGAGCGCGCCGCCTTGGAAGTGTGCCGTGCCTATCAGGTGCGCGACCTCGCCCGCGTTGATCTTGTCTGGGACGGAGCCCAGGCGCGCGTCCTGGAGGTGGACGTGTCGCCCTCCCTGGCCGAATCTTCGCCGTTCTCCCTCGCCTGCGAAGCCTCCGGTTTGTCGCTGTCCGGCGTCCTCAACGAACTGGTCAGCCAATATGCGCGGTAA
- the serS gene encoding serine--tRNA ligase: MLDIKFVRDNQEAVAEAMKNRHASWDAARFSELDETRRAAIAKEEALQAERNATSKSIGQMMAAGQKDEAEAAKQRVRAINDELAVIGKDREAADEALREVLLRTPNMPADSTPVGDDEDDNPEVRRWGAPRDFAAEGFEMKPHWDLGPELGIIDFERAVKLAASRFILLGGLGARLERALINFMADTHASRGYKEWWCPAMANAETLTGTGQLPKFEEDLFHTTEGLYLIPTAEVQLTNIHAGEVLDAGQLPLKYCAFTPCFREEAGSAGRDTRGLIRVHQFDKVEMVKYAKPEESFDDLEAMVADAENILQLLGLPYRVISLCTGDIGFSAAKTYDLEVWLPSYNGYKEISSCSNCTDFQARRANIKYRDPENFKGSRYVHTLNGSGLAVGRTMAAVIENYQQPDGTVRVPDVLVPYMGGVEVIAPE, translated from the coding sequence ATGCTCGACATCAAGTTCGTCCGCGACAACCAAGAAGCCGTCGCCGAGGCGATGAAGAACCGCCATGCTTCGTGGGACGCGGCGCGCTTCTCCGAGCTCGACGAGACTCGCCGCGCCGCCATCGCGAAGGAGGAGGCGCTGCAGGCCGAGCGCAACGCCACGTCGAAGTCGATCGGCCAGATGATGGCCGCCGGCCAGAAGGACGAGGCCGAAGCCGCCAAGCAGCGCGTGCGCGCCATCAACGACGAGCTGGCCGTCATCGGCAAAGATCGCGAAGCGGCCGACGAGGCCCTGCGCGAGGTGCTGCTGCGCACGCCGAACATGCCGGCCGATTCCACGCCGGTGGGCGACGACGAGGACGACAACCCCGAAGTGCGCCGCTGGGGCGCGCCGCGCGACTTCGCCGCCGAGGGCTTCGAGATGAAGCCGCACTGGGATCTGGGCCCCGAGCTGGGCATCATCGACTTCGAGCGGGCGGTGAAGCTAGCCGCCAGCCGCTTCATCCTGCTGGGCGGCCTGGGCGCCCGTCTGGAGCGCGCCCTCATCAACTTCATGGCCGACACGCACGCGTCGCGCGGCTACAAGGAATGGTGGTGCCCGGCCATGGCCAACGCCGAGACGCTCACCGGCACCGGCCAGCTGCCGAAGTTCGAGGAAGACCTGTTCCACACCACCGAGGGCCTGTACCTCATCCCCACGGCCGAGGTGCAGCTGACGAACATCCACGCCGGCGAGGTTCTGGACGCCGGCCAGCTGCCGCTGAAGTACTGCGCGTTCACGCCGTGCTTCCGCGAGGAGGCGGGCAGCGCCGGCCGCGACACGCGCGGGCTCATCCGCGTGCACCAGTTCGACAAGGTGGAGATGGTGAAGTACGCCAAGCCCGAGGAGAGCTTCGACGACCTGGAGGCCATGGTGGCCGACGCCGAGAACATCCTGCAGCTGCTGGGCCTGCCGTACCGCGTGATCAGCCTGTGCACGGGCGACATCGGGTTCTCCGCCGCCAAGACGTATGACCTCGAGGTGTGGCTGCCGTCGTACAACGGCTACAAGGAGATCTCCTCGTGCTCGAACTGCACGGACTTCCAGGCGCGTCGTGCGAACATCAAGTACCGCGACCCCGAGAACTTCAAGGGCTCGCGCTACGTCCACACGCTGAACGGCTCCGGCCTGGCGGTGGGTCGCACCATGGCCGCCGTCATCGAGAACTACCAGCAGCCCGACGGCACCGTGCGCGTGCCCGACGTGCTGGTGCCCTACATGGGCGGCGTCGAGGTCATCGCGCCGGAATAA
- a CDS encoding ATP-binding protein gives MLGLTSFIDKKLNQSAEQQVVTFTEQSASNVTDRMYMSQNAIGAFTVQTTDPALVAPALSSFQEHHGFANATFAGMDGRGVRADGSAFSVDELAQPETALSEGRSSYSATFANEAGARVRLAQTPLYIDGQQVGALYVQVPLSLFSMSRQLDMFDGRGYFMLFEGSTGEVLVPPTGETKTPVFIGTSLYDFLDRASQYSEPASNTDAAVSTEAALQFMQSRSRSDLSTLRDVVANKQTGLLTATVDGKSSYVCVAPVDNGYWYVCNVVPVENVRAEAAVVTTTFEAVFAIIFACLVVVALLVFGAYRRRLREQNVAMLGQLYEALSDSIDMAVNLYSPTDGKVTPIVAKAERIIGYRLDAFLQNERLAATIGLSPEGVALFDRIRKDETKGFEQGEFSFRSKQTGKECWASYSVKRLTFEDKPQLLVVMRDVTADKEIQLSMKDAMDVAEAANAAKSEFLSRMSHEIRTPMNVILGTLQLARSNPDDREKVAETLKKIGDASDHLLGLINDVLDISKIENGKMTLASEPFRLSAVLSHVASAVRVQCEQRAQEFVVTTPPCADAVFVGDARRIKQLLLNLLTNAVKYTPCGGCVRFETTVAKGAAMGYRQVKFTVSDNGIGMSEEFKEHIFEPFSMEGRSREQGTGLGMPIVKNIVTMMAGDIAVESTKGQGTTFTVTFNLRIALEAERIVFEEGEGAEADDAQPLELDAASAAALRSLGARDRLASRPVSAYEAPMPGAPRALDRTEFEGLRVLLAEDNDLNAEIACELLAEAGLVVERAGDGAEACVMFEASKIGYFDAVLMDVQMPNMNGYEATRCIRELDREDADAVPIIAMSANAFAEDVSASLASGMNAHLSKPIDMRRVLATLIKYVRKRYEG, from the coding sequence GTGCTCGGATTAACGTCTTTTATCGACAAGAAGCTCAATCAGAGCGCCGAGCAGCAGGTGGTCACGTTCACCGAGCAATCCGCCAGCAACGTAACCGACCGCATGTACATGTCGCAGAACGCCATCGGCGCGTTTACCGTGCAGACTACCGATCCTGCGTTGGTTGCGCCGGCTCTCAGCAGCTTCCAGGAGCACCACGGCTTTGCGAATGCGACGTTTGCCGGGATGGACGGTCGAGGCGTTCGCGCGGATGGCTCCGCATTTTCCGTCGACGAGCTGGCTCAGCCCGAAACGGCTTTGTCCGAGGGTCGCAGTTCGTACTCTGCCACGTTCGCCAACGAGGCGGGCGCCCGCGTGCGTCTCGCCCAAACGCCGCTTTATATCGATGGGCAGCAAGTCGGAGCCCTGTACGTGCAGGTGCCGTTAAGCTTGTTCTCTATGTCCCGTCAGCTGGATATGTTCGACGGCCGCGGCTACTTCATGTTGTTCGAGGGTTCCACCGGCGAGGTGCTGGTGCCTCCCACGGGCGAAACCAAGACGCCGGTGTTCATCGGCACGTCGCTGTACGACTTCCTTGACCGGGCGTCTCAGTACAGCGAGCCGGCCTCGAACACCGATGCCGCGGTCTCAACCGAAGCTGCCTTGCAGTTCATGCAGTCGCGCTCGCGGAGCGACCTTTCCACGCTGCGCGACGTTGTGGCGAACAAGCAGACGGGGCTGCTCACGGCCACGGTAGACGGCAAATCCAGTTATGTGTGCGTCGCGCCGGTCGACAACGGGTATTGGTACGTGTGCAACGTGGTGCCCGTCGAGAACGTGCGTGCCGAAGCTGCCGTGGTCACCACCACGTTCGAAGCGGTGTTCGCCATCATCTTCGCCTGCCTTGTGGTGGTGGCGCTGTTGGTGTTCGGCGCGTACCGCCGCCGCCTGCGCGAACAGAACGTCGCCATGCTCGGCCAGTTGTACGAGGCGCTGTCCGACAGCATCGATATGGCGGTGAACCTCTATTCGCCCACCGACGGCAAGGTCACTCCCATTGTGGCGAAGGCCGAACGCATCATCGGCTATCGCCTTGACGCCTTTCTGCAAAACGAGCGGTTGGCGGCCACCATAGGGCTTTCTCCCGAGGGCGTGGCTCTGTTCGATCGCATTAGGAAGGACGAGACGAAGGGCTTCGAGCAAGGGGAGTTCTCGTTCCGCAGCAAGCAGACCGGCAAAGAATGCTGGGCTTCTTACTCGGTCAAGCGGCTGACGTTCGAAGATAAGCCGCAGCTGCTCGTGGTCATGCGCGACGTGACGGCCGACAAGGAGATCCAATTGTCCATGAAGGATGCGATGGACGTTGCCGAGGCGGCGAATGCTGCAAAGTCCGAGTTCCTCTCGCGCATGAGCCACGAGATCCGCACGCCTATGAACGTGATTCTGGGAACGCTGCAGCTTGCGCGGAGCAATCCGGACGATCGCGAGAAAGTTGCCGAGACGCTGAAAAAGATAGGAGACGCATCTGACCATCTGCTCGGGCTGATCAACGACGTGCTGGACATCTCGAAAATCGAGAACGGCAAGATGACCCTGGCCAGCGAGCCTTTCCGTCTCAGCGCCGTGCTGTCGCACGTGGCATCCGCCGTTCGCGTGCAGTGCGAACAGCGCGCCCAGGAATTCGTCGTGACAACTCCGCCATGCGCCGATGCCGTGTTCGTGGGCGATGCGCGGCGCATCAAGCAACTGTTGCTGAACTTGTTGACGAATGCCGTGAAGTACACGCCCTGCGGCGGCTGCGTTCGGTTCGAGACCACGGTGGCGAAGGGTGCCGCCATGGGGTATCGCCAGGTGAAGTTCACGGTATCCGACAACGGCATAGGCATGTCAGAGGAGTTCAAGGAGCATATTTTCGAGCCGTTCAGCATGGAGGGACGCTCGCGCGAGCAGGGCACGGGCCTCGGCATGCCCATCGTGAAGAACATCGTCACCATGATGGCGGGCGATATCGCCGTCGAGTCGACGAAAGGGCAGGGCACTACGTTCACGGTGACGTTCAACCTGCGTATCGCATTAGAGGCGGAGCGCATCGTGTTCGAGGAGGGCGAGGGCGCCGAGGCGGACGATGCGCAGCCCCTCGAACTCGATGCTGCGAGCGCGGCGGCGCTGCGATCCCTCGGCGCGCGCGATCGGCTGGCGAGCCGTCCCGTTTCGGCTTACGAAGCCCCTATGCCGGGCGCGCCGCGTGCGCTCGACCGCACCGAGTTCGAGGGGCTGCGCGTTCTGCTGGCCGAAGACAACGACCTCAACGCCGAGATAGCCTGCGAACTGCTGGCGGAAGCGGGGCTGGTAGTGGAGCGAGCGGGGGACGGAGCCGAGGCGTGCGTCATGTTCGAGGCGTCGAAGATAGGCTACTTCGACGCGGTTCTCATGGATGTGCAGATGCCCAACATGAACGGCTACGAGGCCACGCGGTGCATCCGCGAGCTCGATCGCGAAGATGCGGATGCCGTGCCCATCATCGCGATGTCGGCCAACGCCTTCGCCGAAGACGTGAGCGCCTCGTTGGCCAGCGGCATGAACGCGCATCTGTCGAAGCCCATCGACATGCGCCGCGTGCTGGCCACCCTCATCAAGTACGTGCGAAAGCGCTATGAAGGATAA
- a CDS encoding DUF6724 family protein: MDFGALYDFLFNTYAGIGCLVGIGLVVSLIACVIMERRTRKTFVNHEPDEDDWSFFDDDEDDK, encoded by the coding sequence ATGGATTTCGGTGCGTTGTACGATTTTCTCTTCAACACCTACGCCGGCATCGGATGCCTGGTGGGAATCGGTTTGGTCGTAAGTTTGATCGCGTGCGTCATCATGGAGCGCCGCACGCGCAAAACGTTCGTCAATCACGAGCCTGACGAGGACGATTGGTCCTTTTTCGATGACGACGAAGACGACAAGTAA
- a CDS encoding PfkB family carbohydrate kinase, giving the protein MNEAETHLYQREGAYIPRVAAVHDLCGYGKCSLGVAIPVLSAAGCDVCPVPTGLFSSHTAFPGWYMHDTTEILADYLNAWKGIGVEIDAVYSGFLGAPEQVDRIRDLYAMYPNALRVVDPVMADHGKVYPTYTPELCSAMAELACGADILTPNLTEAAIILGEPIGEDWGGTDISDEEAHRLVDALVAKGAKHVVLKGIQREGESCIRNFVGGKDCEAFEAHNEYLPYMLHGTGDLYASCLMAAVMAGRSLQEAVAFAGDFVHDAMLVSAEQPDFKDRGVSFEPLLGKVCELL; this is encoded by the coding sequence ATGAACGAAGCCGAAACGCATCTCTACCAGCGCGAAGGAGCGTACATCCCCCGCGTCGCCGCCGTGCATGATCTGTGCGGCTACGGCAAGTGCTCGCTGGGAGTTGCCATTCCCGTGCTGTCCGCCGCCGGCTGCGACGTATGCCCCGTGCCGACGGGCTTGTTCTCGTCGCACACCGCCTTCCCCGGCTGGTACATGCACGACACCACCGAGATCCTAGCCGACTACCTGAACGCATGGAAGGGCATCGGCGTGGAGATAGATGCCGTGTACTCCGGTTTCTTGGGCGCACCCGAGCAGGTGGATCGCATTCGCGATCTGTACGCTATGTATCCGAACGCTTTGCGCGTGGTAGATCCCGTGATGGCCGACCACGGCAAGGTCTACCCCACGTATACGCCCGAGCTGTGCTCCGCCATGGCCGAGCTGGCTTGCGGCGCCGACATCCTCACACCGAACCTCACCGAAGCCGCCATCATCCTGGGCGAGCCCATCGGCGAAGATTGGGGCGGCACCGACATCTCCGACGAAGAAGCGCACCGCCTGGTAGATGCCCTCGTGGCGAAGGGAGCGAAGCACGTGGTGCTCAAGGGCATCCAGCGCGAGGGCGAGTCCTGCATCCGCAACTTCGTGGGCGGCAAGGACTGCGAGGCGTTCGAAGCGCATAACGAATACCTGCCCTACATGTTGCACGGCACGGGCGACTTGTACGCGTCATGCCTGATGGCCGCCGTGATGGCCGGTCGCTCGCTGCAGGAGGCCGTCGCGTTCGCAGGCGACTTCGTGCACGACGCCATGCTGGTGAGCGCCGAACAGCCCGACTTCAAAGACCGCGGCGTCAGCTTCGAGCCGCTGCTGGGCAAGGTGTGCGAGCTGCTGTAG
- a CDS encoding acetamidase/formamidase family protein translates to MQELNDERVLFAFARDLEPALTVASGETVRIRTQDCFGNQVQTPEDELDEIDWDRINPATGPVFVEGAVPGGALKVTIENIELDPQTASCTGKDEGVCGDRFDAWSTHLCAIDGDKLVWNDQLSIPLNPMIGVIGVAPAGDPVNCGTPGSHGGNMDNTAITTGATLYFPVAVEGALFGCGDMHAAMGDGEISVSGAEVAGYATVTLTALPDLHLVDPLIENGTHLGIIASAESLDAAADRAVHEMVDLLHDRTGVDEAELVMLLSLVADVQVCQMVDPQKTVRFMVPKYVLESLGFKL, encoded by the coding sequence ATGCAGGAACTTAACGACGAGCGCGTGCTGTTCGCGTTCGCGCGCGATTTGGAGCCGGCGCTGACGGTGGCATCGGGCGAGACGGTGCGCATCCGCACGCAGGACTGCTTCGGCAACCAGGTGCAGACGCCCGAGGACGAGCTGGACGAGATCGACTGGGATCGCATCAACCCGGCAACCGGCCCCGTGTTCGTGGAGGGCGCGGTGCCCGGCGGCGCGCTGAAGGTGACCATCGAGAACATCGAGCTCGACCCGCAAACCGCGTCGTGCACGGGCAAGGACGAGGGCGTGTGCGGCGACCGCTTCGACGCGTGGAGCACGCACCTGTGCGCTATCGACGGCGACAAGCTAGTGTGGAACGACCAGCTGTCCATCCCGCTTAACCCCATGATCGGCGTCATCGGCGTGGCCCCGGCGGGCGATCCGGTGAACTGCGGAACGCCCGGCAGCCACGGCGGCAACATGGACAACACCGCCATCACCACGGGCGCGACGCTGTACTTCCCCGTGGCGGTGGAGGGCGCGCTGTTCGGCTGCGGCGACATGCACGCGGCGATGGGCGATGGCGAGATTAGCGTGTCGGGCGCCGAGGTGGCCGGCTACGCTACGGTCACGCTCACTGCGCTGCCCGACCTGCACCTGGTTGATCCGCTTATCGAGAACGGCACGCACCTCGGCATCATCGCGTCCGCCGAGTCTCTCGACGCAGCGGCCGATCGCGCCGTGCACGAGATGGTGGATCTGCTGCACGACCGCACCGGCGTCGACGAGGCCGAGCTGGTCATGCTGCTGTCGCTGGTGGCCGACGTGCAAGTGTGCCAGATGGTGGACCCCCAGAAGACCGTCCGCTTCATGGTTCCCAAGTACGTGCTGGAATCGCTGGGGTTCAAGCTGTAG
- a CDS encoding serine/threonine-protein kinase, producing MARDRQLILNRYRPIGEAKAGGFGTVRVAWDTRIQRKVAIKCIELDEVDAARAALPGANAVAQRAPQHEPLPWEDDPVFNDADEAEGDATSVFDLVGDGPLVHSLAHVPGLDEARTAAMLSDASIVAVYDFEVQESTAYLIMEYVEGVTLTELLHRHADRLTLDVVAAVFASVSHALEVAHANQVLHLDIKPDNVLINHQGQVKVTDFGLATLADASGYGAAGGGTIGYMPLEQMRQENLDVRCDEWALASLTYEMLAGENPFLAPDLERAEAVIEDAELVLPSLCWDELDPAVDDVIFFALDPDREERYATVADFAEELEPFLGDPKRGVRELSVIVGHADDEEEEETETAPPVPYVPLRERITPLQRTVAAHAAGALGSGAVAFVAFANLPQTSGFANPLFWGLFALVTLAGALKPHLGALLAYFALSAALIAGNAPAAGCVLLAATAAWWYFTGRLGDADANATLVPPLAGAFGCNQLTPLVAGFCLPPARAFGALAFSLVVSVMLAACGSHSLLGWDALTNWQFSAGLDVQASIGSLLMQPALWCIVISWIAATGALSAFRLRPTRAFAVLGTLVASALLLAGIVLAAWVASGQATWMPSFNNLVFTLVPIVAMLLMCVLVPEPDYYEEDYEGEA from the coding sequence ATGGCACGCGATCGACAGCTCATATTGAACCGGTATCGACCCATCGGCGAAGCGAAAGCCGGCGGCTTCGGCACCGTGCGGGTGGCGTGGGACACGCGCATCCAACGCAAGGTGGCCATCAAATGCATCGAGCTGGATGAGGTGGACGCCGCGCGCGCGGCGCTTCCAGGGGCGAACGCCGTCGCGCAGCGCGCGCCGCAGCACGAGCCGCTTCCCTGGGAAGACGATCCCGTTTTCAACGATGCCGACGAAGCCGAAGGGGATGCGACTTCGGTGTTTGACCTGGTAGGCGACGGGCCGCTGGTACATTCTCTCGCGCACGTTCCCGGCTTGGACGAGGCGCGCACCGCGGCAATGCTGTCGGATGCGAGCATCGTCGCGGTGTACGATTTCGAGGTGCAGGAGTCCACCGCCTACCTCATCATGGAGTACGTCGAAGGCGTCACGCTCACCGAGCTGCTGCATCGTCACGCCGACCGTCTCACATTGGATGTGGTGGCTGCCGTGTTCGCGTCGGTGTCTCACGCGTTGGAGGTGGCGCACGCCAACCAGGTGCTGCACCTCGACATCAAGCCCGACAACGTGCTGATCAACCATCAAGGCCAGGTGAAAGTCACCGATTTCGGCCTGGCCACGCTGGCCGACGCGTCCGGCTACGGCGCGGCCGGCGGAGGAACCATCGGGTACATGCCCCTGGAGCAGATGCGCCAGGAGAACCTCGACGTGCGCTGCGACGAATGGGCGTTGGCGTCGCTGACGTACGAGATGCTGGCGGGCGAGAACCCGTTTCTGGCACCCGATCTCGAGCGCGCTGAAGCTGTTATCGAAGATGCGGAGCTGGTGCTGCCGTCGCTGTGCTGGGACGAGCTGGACCCCGCCGTCGACGACGTGATCTTCTTCGCGCTCGACCCCGACCGGGAAGAGCGCTACGCGACGGTCGCCGATTTCGCGGAGGAGCTGGAGCCGTTCCTGGGCGATCCGAAGCGCGGCGTGCGCGAGCTCTCCGTCATCGTCGGTCACGCCGACGATGAGGAGGAAGAGGAAACCGAGACCGCGCCACCTGTTCCGTATGTGCCGCTCCGCGAGCGCATCACGCCGCTGCAGCGCACGGTGGCGGCGCATGCGGCGGGCGCGCTGGGCAGCGGGGCGGTCGCGTTCGTGGCGTTCGCGAATCTGCCGCAGACCAGCGGATTCGCCAACCCGCTGTTCTGGGGGCTGTTCGCGCTCGTGACGTTGGCGGGAGCGTTGAAGCCGCATCTCGGCGCGCTGTTGGCATACTTCGCGTTATCGGCGGCGCTCATCGCCGGAAACGCTCCCGCCGCAGGATGCGTTCTGCTGGCGGCGACGGCGGCCTGGTGGTACTTCACCGGGCGTTTGGGCGACGCCGATGCGAACGCGACGCTCGTGCCGCCGCTTGCCGGGGCGTTCGGCTGCAACCAGCTGACGCCGCTCGTGGCCGGGTTCTGCCTGCCGCCTGCGCGCGCGTTCGGAGCGCTGGCGTTCTCGCTGGTGGTCAGCGTGATGTTGGCCGCATGCGGGTCGCACAGCCTGCTTGGTTGGGACGCGCTGACGAACTGGCAGTTCTCTGCGGGGCTCGACGTGCAGGCCAGCATCGGCAGTCTGTTGATGCAGCCGGCGCTGTGGTGCATCGTGATCAGCTGGATTGCGGCTACGGGTGCGCTGTCGGCCTTCCGCCTGCGCCCGACGCGTGCGTTCGCCGTGCTGGGCACGCTCGTGGCGAGCGCTCTGCTGCTGGCGGGCATCGTCCTGGCCGCTTGGGTCGCGTCGGGGCAAGCAACCTGGATGCCGTCCTTCAACAACCTCGTGTTCACGCTCGTTCCCATCGTGGCGATGCTGCTCATGTGCGTCCTCGTCCCCGAGCCGGATTACTACGAGGAAGATTACGAGGGCGAAGCGTAA
- a CDS encoding IMPACT family protein, which yields MTSYTTIAGRATAEIEEKKSRFIASLAHVETEDEALAFLEEIRAANRMARHNVYAYVLREGGAGVQGRVRYSDDGEPQKTAGLPTLEVIQHAGLTDVITVVTRYFGGVLLGTGGLVRAYTQATQAGIEAAELVVVSRCVDIEVRAAYGKYDQLVRIASDCGAKVLDTVYDDAVTLRLRMLDGTQEPLLLKITELERGQERVRVSEPLEAAF from the coding sequence ATGACTTCCTACACCACCATAGCGGGGCGGGCGACCGCCGAGATCGAGGAGAAGAAGAGCCGCTTCATCGCTAGTTTGGCGCATGTCGAAACCGAGGATGAAGCGCTGGCGTTCCTCGAGGAGATCCGCGCGGCCAACCGCATGGCGCGCCACAACGTGTACGCCTACGTGCTGCGCGAGGGCGGCGCGGGCGTGCAAGGGCGCGTGCGCTATTCCGACGACGGCGAGCCTCAGAAGACGGCGGGGCTTCCCACGCTCGAGGTGATCCAGCACGCGGGGCTGACCGACGTGATCACGGTGGTCACGCGCTATTTCGGTGGGGTGCTGCTGGGCACGGGCGGCCTCGTGCGCGCGTACACGCAGGCCACGCAGGCGGGCATCGAGGCGGCGGAGCTGGTGGTGGTGTCGCGGTGCGTGGACATCGAAGTGCGAGCGGCGTACGGCAAGTACGACCAGCTCGTGCGCATTGCGTCGGACTGCGGTGCGAAAGTGCTCGATACCGTGTACGACGATGCGGTCACCCTGCGCCTGCGCATGCTCGACGGCACGCAGGAGCCCCTGCTGCTCAAGATCACCGAGCTTGAACGCGGCCAGGAGCGCGTGCGCGTGAGCGAGCCTCTCGAGGCTGCGTTCTGA
- a CDS encoding CPBP family intramembrane glutamic endopeptidase: protein MTRANSTMGLEDGGCARNHRAAVFVAALVATACCFSLVPGDTLAGSLAQGAALAAVALAAVAASRPRALRAPRLCDGRGLLAWALYVLAVGLAVGLASLVVQPQGAALDASPLHVMQVVALCLLTAVFEEGVFRVLALDAFAPALGGGRRGMLRAALVSAVLFGALHVSLGEAASAVQAADFVAVAQTACKPVQAALFGLFMAAMYFGTRNLWTLVAVHAAFNFLYAGPQLLAGNLQQTYVTGDPIDFVLLAVSTALLVPAAWSALRRFQKNSKNV, encoded by the coding sequence GTGACGCGCGCGAATTCCACGATGGGGCTTGAGGACGGCGGTTGCGCGCGCAACCATCGCGCCGCCGTGTTCGTGGCGGCGTTGGTGGCAACGGCGTGCTGCTTCTCGCTGGTCCCCGGCGACACCCTCGCCGGGTCGCTCGCGCAGGGCGCGGCGCTAGCTGCGGTCGCGCTTGCGGCTGTGGCGGCATCGCGGCCGCGGGCTTTGCGCGCGCCGCGCCTTTGCGACGGGCGCGGTTTGCTCGCGTGGGCCTTGTACGTGCTGGCCGTGGGTTTGGCTGTGGGCCTCGCGTCGCTGGTCGTGCAACCGCAAGGGGCCGCTTTGGACGCCTCCCCGTTGCACGTGATGCAAGTGGTCGCGCTTTGCCTCCTGACCGCTGTGTTCGAGGAGGGCGTCTTCCGGGTGCTGGCGCTCGATGCGTTCGCTCCGGCGTTGGGAGGAGGCCGACGCGGCATGCTGCGAGCGGCCCTCGTGTCGGCCGTGCTGTTCGGCGCGCTGCACGTGTCGCTGGGCGAGGCTGCCTCGGCCGTTCAGGCCGCCGATTTCGTCGCGGTTGCGCAAACGGCGTGCAAACCCGTGCAAGCCGCTTTGTTCGGCCTGTTCATGGCAGCGATGTACTTCGGAACGCGCAACTTGTGGACGCTCGTCGCCGTGCACGCCGCGTTCAACTTCCTGTACGCGGGCCCGCAGCTGCTGGCGGGAAACCTGCAGCAAACCTACGTTACCGGCGACCCGATCGACTTCGTTCTGCTTGCTGTCTCGACGGCGCTTCTGGTTCCCGCGGCTTGGTCGGCGCTGCGACGCTTTCAGAAAAATTCAAAGAACGTGTAA